A window from Plectropomus leopardus isolate mb chromosome 21, YSFRI_Pleo_2.0, whole genome shotgun sequence encodes these proteins:
- the LOC121960855 gene encoding stefin-C-like: MANVGGWSETKDATKEIQNLCNQVKLEVEKRTGLDYKVYKALKYRDQLVAGENYLIKVDVGADCLHLLLFQKLPCEGGQVEVLNVEQHKRRDDPLIPPF, translated from the exons ATGGCTAACGTTGGTGGATGGAGTGAGACAAAGGATGCCACGAAGGAAATTCAGAATCTCTGTAATCAG GTGAAGCTCGAAGTGGAGAAAAGGACGGGCCTGGACTATAAGGTGTACAAAGCACTGAAATACAGGGATCAGTTGGTGGCTGGAGAAAACTACCTCATCAAG GTTGATGTTGGAGCAGACTGCCTTCATCTGCTGCTCTTTCAAAAACTTCCATGTGAGGGAGGACAAGTTGAAGTGCTCAATGTAGAGCAGCACAAACGCCGAGACGACCCCCTCATACCTCCTTTTTAA